One segment of Enterobacter cloacae complex sp. ECNIH7 DNA contains the following:
- the tap gene encoding RepA leader peptide Tap produces MLRKLQYLLCSVLLPCNISAGRCD; encoded by the coding sequence ATGCTCAGAAAACTGCAATACCTTCTGTGCTCAGTGCTCCTTCCGTGCAACATAAGTGCGGGAAGGTGTGACTGA
- a CDS encoding replication regulatory protein RepA, whose protein sequence is MSQVVNAVTSSSKRPYRKGNPLSAAERQQKAVARKKATHKEVRVFVRDSLKSQLQLMCENEGITQAEMIERLIEMESAKLGIGVTTSHS, encoded by the coding sequence ATGTCACAGGTCGTTAACGCAGTTACTTCCTCATCTAAACGTCCCTACAGAAAAGGGAATCCGCTTTCTGCTGCAGAGCGTCAGCAGAAAGCTGTTGCACGTAAAAAAGCCACGCATAAAGAAGTGAGGGTGTTTGTGCGTGACTCGCTTAAAAGCCAGCTTCAGTTAATGTGTGAAAATGAAGGGATCACCCAAGCGGAAATGATTGAAAGGCTTATCGAAATGGAATCAGCCAAGCTTGGAATAGGCGTAACGACGTCACATTCTTGA
- a CDS encoding recombinase family protein — protein sequence MLIGYARVSTQDQNLELQREALSKAGCKKVFEDKVSGTRADRPGLAKTLEMLREGDTLVVWKLDRLGRSVKQLVDLVGDLHKHGVQFRSLTDSIDTGTPSGRFFFHVMASLAEMERELTVERTRAGLEVAKQLGRKGGRKPKMTDSKIESAKKLLASGVPPKDVAKNLGVSIPTLYRWVPASTHA from the coding sequence ATGTTGATTGGCTATGCGCGCGTCTCGACGCAGGATCAGAACCTGGAGCTGCAACGCGAAGCCTTGAGCAAGGCCGGATGTAAAAAGGTCTTCGAGGACAAGGTGAGTGGCACGCGGGCAGACCGGCCTGGCTTGGCCAAGACGCTCGAAATGCTGCGCGAAGGCGATACTTTGGTCGTCTGGAAGCTCGACCGGCTGGGCCGGTCGGTCAAGCAACTGGTCGATCTGGTCGGCGATCTGCACAAGCACGGTGTCCAGTTCAGGAGCCTCACCGACTCCATCGACACCGGCACACCATCCGGGCGGTTCTTCTTCCACGTCATGGCGAGCCTTGCCGAAATGGAGCGCGAGCTGACCGTCGAGCGCACCCGCGCCGGGCTGGAAGTCGCCAAGCAGCTCGGCCGCAAAGGCGGCCGCAAGCCGAAGATGACCGACAGCAAGATCGAGTCGGCCAAGAAGCTGCTGGCCAGCGGGGTGCCGCCCAAGGACGTGGCCAAGAACCTCGGCGTGTCCATTCCGACGCTGTACCGCTGGGTGCCAGCCTCCACGCACGCTTAG
- a CDS encoding cupin domain-containing protein — translation MTVESRIFSVAEYVQPSEGEPIRSVVLETRDSIIVVWHVHPGQEIAAHIHPHGQDTWTVLSGMADYFQGNGIVRALREGEIAVARPGQVHGARNTGTEPFVLVSVVASANAGFVLAER, via the coding sequence ATGACTGTTGAATCGAGAATATTTTCTGTAGCCGAGTATGTTCAGCCGTCCGAAGGCGAGCCTATTCGTTCCGTTGTGCTTGAAACCCGAGACTCAATTATCGTGGTTTGGCATGTCCATCCCGGGCAGGAAATTGCGGCTCACATTCATCCTCACGGCCAAGACACGTGGACTGTTTTGTCGGGAATGGCTGATTACTTTCAGGGCAATGGGATTGTTCGTGCCCTCAGGGAAGGTGAGATAGCCGTGGCAAGACCGGGCCAAGTGCACGGGGCGCGAAATACAGGTACCGAGCCATTTGTGTTAGTCTCGGTTGTGGCATCAGCCAATGCCGGTTTCGTATTGGCTGAGCGATAG
- a CDS encoding HepT-like ribonuclease domain-containing protein, protein MSENRLPDYLDHIQQAATDARSFVEGMAKDDFLADKRTQQAVIMSLIVIGEAATKVMDGYVEFTQAHADVPWRSMRNMRNRMAHGYFDINLDVVWETVQEWLPALLQQLPAVRQDADDEDRNDNCERGISDDC, encoded by the coding sequence ATGAGCGAGAACCGCCTGCCCGATTACCTCGACCACATTCAGCAGGCCGCAACCGATGCGCGCAGCTTCGTGGAAGGGATGGCCAAGGACGACTTCTTGGCCGACAAGCGCACCCAGCAGGCCGTCATCATGAGCCTGATCGTCATCGGCGAGGCGGCCACAAAGGTGATGGATGGCTACGTCGAGTTCACCCAGGCGCATGCCGACGTGCCGTGGCGCAGCATGCGCAATATGCGTAATCGCATGGCTCACGGCTATTTCGACATCAACCTCGATGTGGTGTGGGAGACGGTACAGGAATGGCTGCCGGCGTTGCTCCAGCAATTGCCCGCCGTGCGTCAGGATGCCGACGATGAAGACCGTAACGACAACTGTGAAAGAGGGATCTCCGATGACTGTTGA
- a CDS encoding nucleotidyltransferase family protein gives MRPSVVLDMKRSAVREAVGRFRAANPRVFGSVLHGTDRDGSDLDLLVDALPGATLLDLGDLEEELKSLLGVDVDLLTPGDLPPKFRAKVLAEAQPI, from the coding sequence ATGCGACCGTCTGTTGTGCTTGACATGAAGCGAAGCGCAGTGCGTGAAGCGGTAGGCCGCTTTCGCGCCGCGAACCCGCGCGTCTTCGGCTCGGTGCTGCATGGCACCGACCGGGATGGCAGCGACCTCGACCTGTTGGTCGATGCGCTGCCCGGTGCCACGTTGTTGGACTTGGGCGATTTGGAAGAAGAACTGAAATCGCTGCTCGGCGTTGACGTCGATCTGCTGACTCCCGGCGACCTGCCGCCGAAGTTCCGGGCCAAGGTGCTCGCGGAGGCGCAACCGATATGA
- a CDS encoding mercury resistance transcriptional regulator MerR: MENNLENLTIGVFAKAAGVNVETIRFYQRKGLLPEPDKPYGSIRRYGEADVVRVKFVKSAQRLGFSLDEIAELLRLDDGTHCEEASSLAEHKLQDVREKMADLARMEAVLSDLVCACHSRQGNVSCPLIASLQGGTSLAGASTA, translated from the coding sequence ATGGAAAATAATTTGGAAAACCTGACCATTGGCGTTTTTGCCAAGGCGGCCGGGGTCAACGTGGAGACAATCCGCTTCTATCAGCGCAAGGGCCTGTTGCCGGAACCGGACAAGCCTTACGGCAGCATCCGCCGCTATGGAGAGGCGGACGTGGTTCGGGTGAAATTCGTGAAATCGGCACAGCGGCTGGGGTTCAGTCTGGACGAGATTGCCGAGCTGTTGCGGCTCGACGATGGCACCCACTGCGAGGAGGCCAGCAGCCTGGCCGAGCACAAGCTCCAAGACGTGCGCGAGAAGATGGCCGATTTGGCGCGCATGGAGGCTGTGCTGTCTGACCTGGTGTGCGCCTGCCATTCGCGGCAGGGGAATGTTTCGTGTCCGCTGATTGCGTCGTTGCAAGGTGGAACGAGCTTGGCAGGGGCTTCCACAGCTTAG
- a CDS encoding mercuric transport protein MerT, whose amino-acid sequence MSEPQNGRGALFAGGLAAILASTCCLGPLVLVALGFSGAWIGNLTVLEPYRPLFIGAALVALFFAWKRIYRPVQACKPGEVCAIPQVRATYKLIFWIVAVLVLVALGFPYVVPFFY is encoded by the coding sequence ATGTCTGAACCACAAAACGGGCGCGGTGCGCTCTTCGCCGGCGGGCTGGCCGCCATTCTTGCATCGACCTGCTGCCTGGGGCCGCTAGTACTGGTCGCCCTGGGCTTCTCCGGTGCTTGGATCGGCAACCTGACGGTGCTGGAACCCTATCGACCGTTGTTCATCGGCGCGGCGCTAGTGGCGCTGTTCTTCGCCTGGAAGCGGATTTACCGGCCCGTGCAGGCATGCAAGCCAGGTGAGGTCTGCGCGATTCCGCAGGTGCGCGCCACCTACAAGCTGATTTTCTGGATCGTGGCCGTGCTGGTCCTGGTCGCGCTTGGATTTCCCTATGTCGTTCCATTTTTCTATTAA
- the merP gene encoding mercury resistance system periplasmic binding protein MerP: MKKLFASLALAAAVAPVWAATQTVTLAVPGMTCATCPITIKKALSKVDGVSKTEVDFSTKLAVVTFDDAKTNVQALSKATTDVGYPSELKK; this comes from the coding sequence ATGAAGAAACTGTTTGCCTCCCTTGCCCTCGCCGCCGCTGTTGCCCCGGTGTGGGCCGCCACGCAGACGGTCACCTTGGCCGTTCCTGGCATGACCTGCGCGACTTGTCCTATCACCATTAAAAAGGCCTTGAGCAAGGTCGACGGTGTTAGCAAGACCGAGGTCGACTTCTCAACCAAGCTTGCCGTCGTAACGTTTGACGATGCGAAGACCAACGTCCAGGCGCTTAGCAAGGCGACGACGGATGTAGGCTACCCATCTGAGCTGAAGAAGTAA
- the merA gene encoding mercury(II) reductase → MQELNEVGLSVAGMTCPSCTRHVEDALLAVPGVTRAAVDYPSNKAQVTGNRLDVSALVAAVGALGYGATPTDEFESKERSVEQPGLLGKAAQWLSGERAVEKPAGQLHVAIIGTGGAAVAAALKAAENGARVTLIERGTIGGTCVNVGCVPSKIMIRAAHIAHLRRESPFDVGLSATPPVVLRDRLLAQQQARVDELRHAKYESILESNPSINLVRGSARFKDGQTLIVEAAEGDTREVAFDRCLIATGASAAIPPLPGLAGTPYWTSTEALVSEAIPKRLAVIGASVVALELAQAFARLGSEVTVLARRTLFASDDPAIGEAVTAAFRAEGITVLTQTQASAVTYCDRQFILTTAQGELKVDQLLVATGRTPNTASLNLERAGVTFDSQHRILIDQGMRTSASNIYAAGDCTDQPQYVYVAAAAGTRAGINMTGGDVKLDLDAMPAVVFTDPQVATVGYSEAEAQRIGLQTESRTLTLDNVPRALANFDTRGFIKLVAEAGSGRILGVQAVTPEAGEIIQTAAIAIRARMTVQDLANQLFPYLTMVEGLKLVAQTFSKDVTQLSCCAG, encoded by the coding sequence ATGCAAGAGTTAAACGAAGTTGGTTTGAGCGTGGCGGGAATGACTTGCCCAAGTTGTACAAGGCACGTTGAGGACGCGCTGCTGGCGGTCCCCGGCGTAACGCGAGCGGCTGTCGATTATCCATCGAACAAGGCGCAAGTCACAGGCAATAGGCTTGACGTGTCCGCGCTCGTAGCAGCAGTGGGCGCCCTTGGTTACGGTGCTACGCCTACAGACGAATTTGAAAGCAAAGAGCGCAGTGTTGAACAGCCAGGACTCCTTGGCAAAGCCGCCCAGTGGCTGAGCGGCGAGCGCGCGGTGGAGAAACCGGCAGGTCAGCTGCATGTGGCGATCATCGGTACTGGCGGCGCCGCTGTGGCAGCAGCGCTGAAGGCAGCTGAAAACGGTGCCCGTGTCACCCTGATCGAGCGGGGAACTATCGGCGGCACCTGCGTCAACGTGGGCTGCGTCCCTTCTAAGATCATGATTCGGGCAGCGCATATCGCTCATCTGCGACGCGAAAGTCCTTTTGACGTGGGACTGTCGGCAACGCCCCCAGTTGTCCTGCGTGACCGTCTGCTGGCGCAACAGCAGGCCCGTGTGGACGAGCTGCGTCATGCTAAATATGAAAGCATCCTCGAAAGCAATCCGTCGATCAATCTGGTGCGAGGCAGCGCCCGATTCAAGGATGGCCAAACGCTTATCGTGGAAGCGGCAGAAGGTGACACTCGCGAAGTGGCCTTCGATCGCTGTCTCATTGCCACTGGTGCAAGCGCTGCCATCCCGCCGTTGCCTGGTCTTGCAGGAACGCCATATTGGACGTCCACCGAAGCCCTGGTTAGCGAAGCCATTCCTAAACGGCTGGCAGTAATTGGCGCCTCGGTCGTAGCACTGGAACTGGCACAAGCGTTTGCGCGCTTGGGCAGCGAGGTGACGGTCCTGGCCCGGCGCACCTTGTTTGCCAGTGACGACCCTGCCATTGGCGAGGCCGTGACTGCAGCTTTCCGTGCGGAAGGCATCACGGTGCTGACACAGACGCAGGCGAGTGCCGTGACCTATTGCGACCGCCAATTCATCCTGACGACCGCGCAGGGCGAGTTAAAGGTGGATCAATTGCTTGTTGCCACCGGCCGCACGCCAAATACCGCAAGCCTGAATCTCGAGCGCGCAGGTGTGACGTTTGACTCGCAACATCGCATCCTGATCGATCAAGGCATGCGCACGAGTGCTTCGAACATTTACGCAGCTGGCGACTGCACTGACCAGCCTCAGTACGTCTACGTTGCAGCCGCGGCTGGTACCCGGGCTGGCATTAATATGACCGGCGGCGACGTAAAGCTCGATCTCGACGCCATGCCGGCAGTCGTGTTCACCGATCCGCAAGTTGCCACGGTAGGCTACAGTGAAGCAGAGGCCCAGCGCATTGGTCTGCAAACCGAAAGCCGTACGCTCACGCTCGACAATGTGCCGCGTGCACTCGCCAACTTCGATACCCGCGGCTTTATCAAGCTTGTTGCTGAGGCAGGGTCCGGACGCATTCTCGGAGTCCAGGCTGTGACACCGGAAGCAGGCGAAATCATCCAGACTGCCGCGATTGCCATCCGGGCCCGCATGACCGTCCAGGATCTGGCTAACCAGCTTTTCCCTTACCTCACCATGGTTGAAGGTCTCAAACTGGTGGCACAGACTTTTTCGAAGGATGTGACACAGCTATCGTGCTGTGCCGGCTAA
- the merG gene encoding phenylmercury resistance protein MerG, producing MFCDIRLKLRRVRACLTIVLASTATLGMPNQALAAYDFSKLGAAIETLSPETVSDWEKKARAGDAMAQNIMGLAYKCGMGVKQNHAASIQWFRRAAEQGEADAQFNLGRLYGSEVDGMYKNGRAAPANDAEAFKWYRLAAEQGHTQAQVRLAQLFAKGLTDIAPDQVQAYQWMSLAAASGEPTAAKVVADYAAQMKPEQLQQAQLLAEEWQRRQGTK from the coding sequence ATGTTTTGTGACATCAGACTTAAATTACGCCGTGTACGCGCGTGCTTGACGATCGTACTGGCAAGTACCGCAACGTTAGGCATGCCAAACCAAGCGTTGGCGGCTTATGATTTTTCTAAGCTCGGCGCCGCGATTGAAACATTGTCGCCAGAGACCGTCAGTGATTGGGAAAAGAAGGCCAGGGCTGGCGATGCCATGGCTCAGAACATCATGGGTCTTGCGTACAAATGCGGTATGGGCGTAAAGCAAAACCACGCGGCATCGATCCAGTGGTTCCGCAGGGCGGCCGAGCAGGGTGAAGCCGATGCACAGTTCAACCTCGGGCGCCTCTACGGAAGTGAAGTCGACGGTATGTATAAGAATGGGCGTGCGGCTCCTGCCAACGATGCAGAGGCTTTCAAGTGGTACCGCCTCGCTGCCGAGCAGGGACACACGCAGGCTCAAGTCAGGCTGGCCCAGCTGTTTGCAAAGGGTCTTACCGACATCGCGCCCGACCAGGTGCAGGCATACCAGTGGATGAGTCTGGCCGCAGCGTCGGGAGAACCGACAGCAGCAAAAGTCGTTGCAGACTATGCAGCTCAAATGAAGCCCGAACAGTTACAGCAAGCCCAGCTGCTGGCCGAGGAATGGCAACGCCGGCAAGGCACAAAGTAA
- the merB gene encoding organomercurial lyase MerB, giving the protein MNKTIYSKKIAESLSSGNHPKEFATLFVALLRQLAMGGPVSREKLAGALGWSGARVATVLEQAPGTEYDDEANIIGLGLTLRETSHVFEVDGRHLYTWCALDTLMFPALTGKIARVTSRCAATGRPITLTVAPEAVLHVEPAEAMVSLRTPDTSPDIRCSFCCHVHFFASPSIANSWASTHQGIEVVPVESAFDLGHDVALKLLEDCEESPV; this is encoded by the coding sequence ATGAACAAGACTATTTATTCCAAAAAGATTGCCGAAAGCCTTTCATCTGGCAATCATCCTAAAGAGTTCGCAACGCTCTTTGTCGCGCTGCTCCGACAGCTAGCGATGGGGGGACCTGTATCACGCGAAAAGCTCGCCGGCGCACTCGGATGGTCTGGAGCGAGAGTTGCAACGGTACTTGAGCAGGCACCTGGTACGGAATATGACGACGAGGCCAATATCATTGGACTGGGGCTGACACTACGTGAAACCTCTCACGTTTTTGAGGTGGATGGCCGTCATTTGTACACATGGTGTGCGCTGGACACCTTGATGTTTCCCGCCTTGACCGGCAAGATTGCCCGTGTCACTTCCCGCTGCGCCGCCACCGGTAGGCCGATCACTCTCACCGTTGCACCAGAAGCAGTGCTTCATGTCGAACCGGCAGAAGCAATGGTTTCACTGCGAACTCCGGATACTTCGCCCGACATTCGTTGTTCGTTTTGCTGTCATGTGCATTTCTTTGCGTCTCCGTCTATTGCAAATTCGTGGGCTTCGACCCACCAAGGGATTGAGGTCGTGCCTGTCGAGAGTGCGTTCGACCTTGGTCATGATGTCGCGCTTAAGCTGCTAGAGGACTGCGAGGAAAGCCCAGTATGA
- the merD gene encoding mercuric resistance transcriptional repressor MerD: MNAYSISKLADDACVSVHVVRDYMIRGLLHPARRTESGYNIFDDKTLGRLRFLRAAFESGIGLDELARLCKALDADDSESLDRCVERVRWKIDVRRTVLTVVEASLNEMAAGAAT; the protein is encoded by the coding sequence ATGAATGCGTACTCGATATCGAAGCTGGCTGATGATGCTTGCGTCAGCGTGCATGTCGTGCGCGACTACATGATACGCGGCTTGTTGCACCCTGCTCGGCGAACCGAAAGTGGCTATAACATTTTCGATGACAAAACACTCGGAAGGCTGCGGTTTCTCCGCGCAGCCTTCGAGTCCGGAATTGGGCTCGACGAACTGGCGCGACTTTGCAAAGCATTGGACGCAGACGATAGCGAAAGCCTGGACCGATGCGTCGAGCGCGTGCGATGGAAGATCGACGTGCGTCGAACAGTTTTGACTGTCGTCGAGGCCTCTTTGAATGAAATGGCGGCCGGTGCAGCTACTTGA
- a CDS encoding mercury resistance transcriptional regulator MerR, producing MENNLENLTIGVFAKAAGVNVETIRFYQRKGLLPEPDKPYGSIRRYGAADVTRVRFVKSAQRLGFSLDEIAELLRLDDGTHCEEASSLAEHKLQDVREKMADLARMEAVLSDLVCACHSRQGNVSCPLIASLQGGTSLAGASTA from the coding sequence ATGGAAAATAATTTGGAGAACCTGACCATTGGCGTTTTTGCCAAGGCAGCCGGCGTCAACGTGGAGACCATCCGGTTCTATCAGCGCAAGGGCTTGTTGCCCGAGCCGGACAAGCCCTATGGCAGCATTCGCCGCTATGGCGCGGCGGACGTGACACGGGTGCGATTCGTGAAATCGGCCCAGCGGTTGGGCTTCAGCCTGGATGAAATCGCCGAGTTGCTGCGGCTCGACGATGGCACCCACTGCGAGGAGGCCAGCAGCCTGGCCGAGCACAAGCTCCAAGACGTGCGCGAGAAGATGGCCGATTTGGCGCGCATGGAGGCTGTGCTGTCTGACCTGGTGTGCGCCTGCCATTCGCGGCAGGGGAATGTTTCGTGTCCGCTGATTGCGTCGTTGCAAGGTGGAACGAGCTTGGCAGGGGCTTCCACAGCTTAG